In a genomic window of Zerene cesonia ecotype Mississippi chromosome Z, Zerene_cesonia_1.1, whole genome shotgun sequence:
- the LOC119835858 gene encoding protein Jumonji isoform X2, whose translation MKRVHAQRKFAAGINIPNTRQTQQSGVDRRTETPPESRVFQIHTTPSSILDVVSFQGIHTHLQPIVVLKRLEDTASTSKANENGETQPSYQFRDRSKIKKSVRWEPCSDTGIYKKRKLNPNVYKKKSSYNIGALVKELSVPITPLPSTSKDTAVEEVSVHMSPLPSTSKDTGVEEVSVHMSPLPSTSKDTGVRELFVPVLSPPGTSKDTAVIIENSDSIIEEEEEEVVEGHIMQDTIEYADEILVKTKFENADYKEDTIEYADKIVVKAKFENADYKEGDAENSDDSDDCIIDDDLDYKLHYKPDETESSEESVIVIDIDDHAIGALNVPDFFRSTGDEIVMEQDIIPYPTESQVEDAVDFVYSEEANFTPECAQIEDTPSATANNPGITRTGKNKRNIMSCPSRHITSIKEIVCCSNTDLNEKCNDCNFCTKIKIVSSAVKALESSGLNLLLAENIIIENLRTDLIYEFGENLITDSELKEIIGAVRAKQLHINSQQNSPQSITHTSRASSSVSSGQNNHQTRSTINANVQSSTSNSSTPRNVRKPSKNSKVEISFAKAQDKSQKTEVTRKQVTSSEKRQRHETCNQNAGPSRGNSLGHRRRSTYKSASKLPGPSSGLSYDSSSSSVCSVSSSDDEVLSKKRKLNENQNVDRPEMLEAPVFRPTEDEFKDPMQYLESILPSAAKYGLCKVIPPDTFDPPCILDNDIRFGITYQYIARMYKRWGPAARELCNIRANLITQKVQCNRPPLLEGLEVNLPKLFNVVQRLGGMKNVFTKKKWNKVAEEMRYKKLINPEKRLDQIYVKFLLAYDTLTYHERKRLVNQVNRLWKKRNENMLRRAMNPLHRQKRMLAESDSSSDEEYAPEDVPIYEALSETEDCVIAGRNMTLKMFKKIANTAVNINIDTHTCSPENVERIYWKHVETGEDHVCVYAASIDTGVANLGFPNDEQAYRNHPWNLKRLSENPRNVLSYLGPVVGMTVPTLHLAMVFSTSCWHRDPHGLPWIEYIHEGSEKIWYGIPDDQSDNFRSAVETLCPTFCQNKSIWLPSDITMIPPEVLQEYNVSMCRATQNPGEFIIVCPKAYSCSIATNLSVSESVYFATKSWMDNYAQVFQELRNSCEPAMFSIEQLLLSFTKDSRTPLDMLHQIYPVLNEIVKKELQNRRSIKRLGFKGKDIEAKPPTTGAWNVRDQDECELCRVTLYLSRVRGMFEKKSTLCLEHALAILKKNVRPKFLLEVEHIMPSESLTQIVETLQNRLSKT comes from the exons ATGAAGCG CGTACACGCACAGCGCAAATTCGCCGCAGGAATAAACATCCCGAATACACGTCAAACGCAACAATCAGGTGTGGATAGGAGAACCGAAACACCTCCAGAGTCTAGAGTGTTTCAGATACACACCACACCTAGCTCCATTCTTGATGTTGTGTCCTTCCAAG GTATTCACACTCACTTGCAACCCATTGTGGTATTAAAAAGGTTGGAAGATACAGCAAGTACTAGCAAAGCTAACGAAAATGGTGAAACCCAACCATCCTATCAATTCAGAGACAGGTCgaagataaaaaaaagtgtacGATGGGAACCGTGCAGTGATACAG gtatttataaaaaacgaaaattaaacCCGAATGTATACAAAAAGAAGTCGTCATATAATATTGGAGCCCTAG ttaagGAACTATCTGTACCCATAACGCCACTTCCTAGTACTTCTAAAGATACAGCAG ttgaGGAAGTATCTGTACACATGTCGCCTCTTCCTAGTACTTCTAAGGATACAGGag ttgaGGAAGTATCTGTACACATGTCGCCTCTTCCTAGTACTTCTAAGGATACAGGag ttaggGAATTATTTGTACCCGTATTGTCTCCTCCTGGTACTTCTAAGGATACAGCag TTATCATTGAGAATTCAGATTCAATAATAGAAGAAGAGGAAGAAGAAGTTGTGGAAGGGCATATAATGCAAg ATACCATTGAATACGCGGATGAAATCTtagtgaaaacaaaatttgagAACGCCGATTACAAAGAAG ATACCATTGAATACGCGGATAAAATCGTAGTGAAAGCAAAATTTGAGAACGCCGATTACAAAGAAG gtGATGCTGAAAATTCTGATGACTCTGACGATTGTATTATAGATGATGATTTGGATTACAAATTGCACTACAAACCAG atGAGACTGAAAGTTCTGAAGAGTCTGTTATTGTAATTGATATTGATGATCACGCAATAGGGGCACTGAACGTACCAG atttttttagaaGTACAGGAGACGAGATCGTGATGGAACAAGATATAATACCGTATCCAACAGAAAGCCAAGTAGAAG atgcggttgattttgtttatagCGAAGAGGCAAATTTCACACCAG aATGTGCACAGATTGAAGACACTCCTAGTGCAACTGCTAATAATCCGGGAATTACACGCACCGGcaagaataaaagaaatatcatgTCGTGCCCCTCAAGGCACATTACTTCAATAAAGGAAATTGTTTGCTGCAGTAATACTGACCTGAATGAGAAATGTAACGATTGCAATTTTtgtacgaaaataaaaattgtatcgtCAGCTGTGAAAGCACTAGAATCGTCGGGATTGAATTTATTACTCGCAGAGAACATAATCATTGAAAATCTTCGCACTGACCTCATTTATGAATTCGGAGAAAACCTCATTACCGACAGCgaattgaaagaaattatCGGGGCAGTTCGTGCTAAGCAACTTCATATTAATTCACAGCAGAATAGCCCACAGTCTATCACTCATACCTCCAGAGCCTCATCATCAGTGTCATCTGGTCAAAACAACCATCAAACTCGGTCAACTATAAATGCAAATGTTCAGAGTAGTACGTCAAATTCTTCCACGCCACGCAACGTACGCAAACCCTCAAAAAACTCAAAGGTCGAAATATCATTTGCGAAGGCCCAAGATAAGTCTCAGAAAACTGAAGTCACGCGTAAACAAGTTACCAGTTCTGAAAAGCGACAACGGCATGAGACCTGTAACCAAAATGCTGGCCCTTCCCGTGGCAATTCGCTCGGTCATCGGAGACGATCTACCTACAAATCGGCCTCCAAACTCCCTGGACCATCTTCTGGTTTAAGTTACGATTCATCTTCTAGTTCCGTTTGCTCCGTTTCTTCCAGTGACGATGAAGTCTTATCAAAGAAGAGGAAGTTGAACGAAAATCAAAATGTTGATCGACCAGAGATGTTGGAAGCTCCCGTTTTTAGACCGACGGAAGACGAATTTAAG GATCCCATGCAATATTTGGAATCGATATTGCCAAGCGCAGCAAAGTACGGATTATGCAAAGTCATCCCACCGGATACGTTCGACCCGCCTTGCATTCTGGATAACGACATCCGATTTGGTATAACATATCAGTACATAGCTCGTATGTACAAGCGCTGGGGCCCGGCCGCGAGAGAACTTTGCAACATTCGGGCGAATTTGATAACGCAAAAAGTACAATGTAATAGACCACCCTTG CTTGAGGGCCTTGAGGTAAACTTACCGAAACTGTTTAACGTCGTGCAGCGCTTAGGTGGAATGAAGAACGTATTCACTAAGAAGAAATGGAATAAGGTTGCTGAGGAGATGAGATACAAAAAACTGATAAACCCAGAAAAGAGGCTAGatcaaatttatgtaaaatttcttTTAGCGTACGATACGTTGACTTATC ATGAGCGTAAGAGGCTGGTCAATCAAGTGAATCGTTTATGGAAAAAGCGTAACGAAAACATGCTACGACGAGCTATGAACCCGCTGCACAGACAGAAACGCATGTTGGCGGAGTCAGATTCCTCTTCCGACGAGGAGTATGCCCCAGAAGATGTACCAATTTATGAGGCTTTAAGCGAAACTGAAGACTGTGTTATCGCGGGCAGAAATATGACCTTGAAGATGTTCAAAAAG atCGCCAATACGGCTGTGAATATCAATATTGACACGCATACTTGCAGCCCTGAAAATGTTGAAAGGATATATTGGAAGCACGTTGAAACCGGCGAGGaccatgtgtgtgtgtatgcgGCCTCCATCGACACGGGCGTGGCTAACCTCGGGTTCCCAAACGATGAACAAGCATACAGAAATCATCCGTGGAATTTAAAG agGCTCAGTGAAAATCCACGCAATGTTCTTAGTTACCTTGGCCCAGTCGTGGGCATGACCGTGCCAACCCTCCATCTTGCAATGGTGTTCTCAACCAGCTGCTGGCATCGTGATCCGCATGGATTGCCTTGGATCGAATACATACACGAGGGTTCCGAGAAAATATG GTATGGAATCCCAGACGATCAAAGCGATAACTTTCGCAGTGCAGTGGAAACTCTGTGTCCCACATTCTGCCAAAATAAATCCATCTGGCTTCCATCGGACATAACAATGATACCACCGGAAGTGCTTCAGGAATATAATGTCTCCATGTGTCGTGCCACACAAAATCCGGGCGAGTTCATCATTGTCTGCCCCAAGGCTTACTCTTGTTCAATTGCCACTAATCTATCCGTTTCTGAGAGTGTTTATTTCGCTACAAAGTCCTGGATGGATAATTACGCCCAAGTATTTCAA GAGCTGCGTAATAGTTGCGAACCAGCTATGTTCTCCATCGAACAATTGTTACTCTCATTCACAAAGGACAGCCGAACTCCTCTTGATATGCTACACCAAATCTACCCTGTGTTgaatgaaattgtaaaaaaagaaCTACAAAATCGGCGTTCTATTAAAAGACTTGGTTTTAAG GGTAAAGATATTGAAGCGAAACCGCCTACTACGGGTGCCTGGAATGTTCGCGATCAAGACGAATGTGAGCTTTGTCGAGTTACGCTTTATCTCTCAagg GTCAGGGGTATGTTTGAAAAGAAATCGACTTTGTGTCTAGAACATGCATTAGCAATCTTGAAAAAGAATGTAAGACCAAAATTCTTGTTAGAGGTAGAGCACATTATGCCGTCTGAATCGTTGACACAAATTGTAGAAACTTTACAAAACCGGCTGAGTAAAACTTAG
- the LOC119835858 gene encoding protein Jumonji isoform X8 — protein sequence MKRVHAQRKFAAGINIPNTRQTQQSGVDRRTETPPESRVFQIHTTPSSILDVVSFQGIHTHLQPIVVLKRLEDTASTSKANENGETQPSYQFRDRSKIKKSVRWEPCSDTVKELSVPITPLPSTSKDTAVEEVSVHMSPLPSTSKDTGVRELFVPVLSPPGTSKDTAVIIENSDSIIEEEEEEVVEGHIMQDTIEYADEILVKTKFENADYKEDTIEYADKIVVKAKFENADYKEGDAENSDDSDDCIIDDDLDYKLHYKPDETESSEESVIVIDIDDHAIGALNVPDFFRSTGDEIVMEQDIIPYPTESQVEDAVDFVYSEEANFTPECAQIEDTPSATANNPGITRTGKNKRNIMSCPSRHITSIKEIVCCSNTDLNEKCNDCNFCTKIKIVSSAVKALESSGLNLLLAENIIIENLRTDLIYEFGENLITDSELKEIIGAVRAKQLHINSQQNSPQSITHTSRASSSVSSGQNNHQTRSTINANVQSSTSNSSTPRNVRKPSKNSKVEISFAKAQDKSQKTEVTRKQVTSSEKRQRHETCNQNAGPSRGNSLGHRRRSTYKSASKLPGPSSGLSYDSSSSSVCSVSSSDDEVLSKKRKLNENQNVDRPEMLEAPVFRPTEDEFKDPMQYLESILPSAAKYGLCKVIPPDTFDPPCILDNDIRFGITYQYIARMYKRWGPAARELCNIRANLITQKVQCNRPPLLEGLEVNLPKLFNVVQRLGGMKNVFTKKKWNKVAEEMRYKKLINPEKRLDQIYVKFLLAYDTLTYHERKRLVNQVNRLWKKRNENMLRRAMNPLHRQKRMLAESDSSSDEEYAPEDVPIYEALSETEDCVIAGRNMTLKMFKKIANTAVNINIDTHTCSPENVERIYWKHVETGEDHVCVYAASIDTGVANLGFPNDEQAYRNHPWNLKRLSENPRNVLSYLGPVVGMTVPTLHLAMVFSTSCWHRDPHGLPWIEYIHEGSEKIWYGIPDDQSDNFRSAVETLCPTFCQNKSIWLPSDITMIPPEVLQEYNVSMCRATQNPGEFIIVCPKAYSCSIATNLSVSESVYFATKSWMDNYAQVFQELRNSCEPAMFSIEQLLLSFTKDSRTPLDMLHQIYPVLNEIVKKELQNRRSIKRLGFKGKDIEAKPPTTGAWNVRDQDECELCRVTLYLSRVRGMFEKKSTLCLEHALAILKKNVRPKFLLEVEHIMPSESLTQIVETLQNRLSKT from the exons ATGAAGCG CGTACACGCACAGCGCAAATTCGCCGCAGGAATAAACATCCCGAATACACGTCAAACGCAACAATCAGGTGTGGATAGGAGAACCGAAACACCTCCAGAGTCTAGAGTGTTTCAGATACACACCACACCTAGCTCCATTCTTGATGTTGTGTCCTTCCAAG GTATTCACACTCACTTGCAACCCATTGTGGTATTAAAAAGGTTGGAAGATACAGCAAGTACTAGCAAAGCTAACGAAAATGGTGAAACCCAACCATCCTATCAATTCAGAGACAGGTCgaagataaaaaaaagtgtacGATGGGAACCGTGCAGTGATACAG ttaagGAACTATCTGTACCCATAACGCCACTTCCTAGTACTTCTAAAGATACAGCAG ttgaGGAAGTATCTGTACACATGTCGCCTCTTCCTAGTACTTCTAAGGATACAGGag ttaggGAATTATTTGTACCCGTATTGTCTCCTCCTGGTACTTCTAAGGATACAGCag TTATCATTGAGAATTCAGATTCAATAATAGAAGAAGAGGAAGAAGAAGTTGTGGAAGGGCATATAATGCAAg ATACCATTGAATACGCGGATGAAATCTtagtgaaaacaaaatttgagAACGCCGATTACAAAGAAG ATACCATTGAATACGCGGATAAAATCGTAGTGAAAGCAAAATTTGAGAACGCCGATTACAAAGAAG gtGATGCTGAAAATTCTGATGACTCTGACGATTGTATTATAGATGATGATTTGGATTACAAATTGCACTACAAACCAG atGAGACTGAAAGTTCTGAAGAGTCTGTTATTGTAATTGATATTGATGATCACGCAATAGGGGCACTGAACGTACCAG atttttttagaaGTACAGGAGACGAGATCGTGATGGAACAAGATATAATACCGTATCCAACAGAAAGCCAAGTAGAAG atgcggttgattttgtttatagCGAAGAGGCAAATTTCACACCAG aATGTGCACAGATTGAAGACACTCCTAGTGCAACTGCTAATAATCCGGGAATTACACGCACCGGcaagaataaaagaaatatcatgTCGTGCCCCTCAAGGCACATTACTTCAATAAAGGAAATTGTTTGCTGCAGTAATACTGACCTGAATGAGAAATGTAACGATTGCAATTTTtgtacgaaaataaaaattgtatcgtCAGCTGTGAAAGCACTAGAATCGTCGGGATTGAATTTATTACTCGCAGAGAACATAATCATTGAAAATCTTCGCACTGACCTCATTTATGAATTCGGAGAAAACCTCATTACCGACAGCgaattgaaagaaattatCGGGGCAGTTCGTGCTAAGCAACTTCATATTAATTCACAGCAGAATAGCCCACAGTCTATCACTCATACCTCCAGAGCCTCATCATCAGTGTCATCTGGTCAAAACAACCATCAAACTCGGTCAACTATAAATGCAAATGTTCAGAGTAGTACGTCAAATTCTTCCACGCCACGCAACGTACGCAAACCCTCAAAAAACTCAAAGGTCGAAATATCATTTGCGAAGGCCCAAGATAAGTCTCAGAAAACTGAAGTCACGCGTAAACAAGTTACCAGTTCTGAAAAGCGACAACGGCATGAGACCTGTAACCAAAATGCTGGCCCTTCCCGTGGCAATTCGCTCGGTCATCGGAGACGATCTACCTACAAATCGGCCTCCAAACTCCCTGGACCATCTTCTGGTTTAAGTTACGATTCATCTTCTAGTTCCGTTTGCTCCGTTTCTTCCAGTGACGATGAAGTCTTATCAAAGAAGAGGAAGTTGAACGAAAATCAAAATGTTGATCGACCAGAGATGTTGGAAGCTCCCGTTTTTAGACCGACGGAAGACGAATTTAAG GATCCCATGCAATATTTGGAATCGATATTGCCAAGCGCAGCAAAGTACGGATTATGCAAAGTCATCCCACCGGATACGTTCGACCCGCCTTGCATTCTGGATAACGACATCCGATTTGGTATAACATATCAGTACATAGCTCGTATGTACAAGCGCTGGGGCCCGGCCGCGAGAGAACTTTGCAACATTCGGGCGAATTTGATAACGCAAAAAGTACAATGTAATAGACCACCCTTG CTTGAGGGCCTTGAGGTAAACTTACCGAAACTGTTTAACGTCGTGCAGCGCTTAGGTGGAATGAAGAACGTATTCACTAAGAAGAAATGGAATAAGGTTGCTGAGGAGATGAGATACAAAAAACTGATAAACCCAGAAAAGAGGCTAGatcaaatttatgtaaaatttcttTTAGCGTACGATACGTTGACTTATC ATGAGCGTAAGAGGCTGGTCAATCAAGTGAATCGTTTATGGAAAAAGCGTAACGAAAACATGCTACGACGAGCTATGAACCCGCTGCACAGACAGAAACGCATGTTGGCGGAGTCAGATTCCTCTTCCGACGAGGAGTATGCCCCAGAAGATGTACCAATTTATGAGGCTTTAAGCGAAACTGAAGACTGTGTTATCGCGGGCAGAAATATGACCTTGAAGATGTTCAAAAAG atCGCCAATACGGCTGTGAATATCAATATTGACACGCATACTTGCAGCCCTGAAAATGTTGAAAGGATATATTGGAAGCACGTTGAAACCGGCGAGGaccatgtgtgtgtgtatgcgGCCTCCATCGACACGGGCGTGGCTAACCTCGGGTTCCCAAACGATGAACAAGCATACAGAAATCATCCGTGGAATTTAAAG agGCTCAGTGAAAATCCACGCAATGTTCTTAGTTACCTTGGCCCAGTCGTGGGCATGACCGTGCCAACCCTCCATCTTGCAATGGTGTTCTCAACCAGCTGCTGGCATCGTGATCCGCATGGATTGCCTTGGATCGAATACATACACGAGGGTTCCGAGAAAATATG GTATGGAATCCCAGACGATCAAAGCGATAACTTTCGCAGTGCAGTGGAAACTCTGTGTCCCACATTCTGCCAAAATAAATCCATCTGGCTTCCATCGGACATAACAATGATACCACCGGAAGTGCTTCAGGAATATAATGTCTCCATGTGTCGTGCCACACAAAATCCGGGCGAGTTCATCATTGTCTGCCCCAAGGCTTACTCTTGTTCAATTGCCACTAATCTATCCGTTTCTGAGAGTGTTTATTTCGCTACAAAGTCCTGGATGGATAATTACGCCCAAGTATTTCAA GAGCTGCGTAATAGTTGCGAACCAGCTATGTTCTCCATCGAACAATTGTTACTCTCATTCACAAAGGACAGCCGAACTCCTCTTGATATGCTACACCAAATCTACCCTGTGTTgaatgaaattgtaaaaaaagaaCTACAAAATCGGCGTTCTATTAAAAGACTTGGTTTTAAG GGTAAAGATATTGAAGCGAAACCGCCTACTACGGGTGCCTGGAATGTTCGCGATCAAGACGAATGTGAGCTTTGTCGAGTTACGCTTTATCTCTCAagg GTCAGGGGTATGTTTGAAAAGAAATCGACTTTGTGTCTAGAACATGCATTAGCAATCTTGAAAAAGAATGTAAGACCAAAATTCTTGTTAGAGGTAGAGCACATTATGCCGTCTGAATCGTTGACACAAATTGTAGAAACTTTACAAAACCGGCTGAGTAAAACTTAG